In a single window of the Methanofollis ethanolicus genome:
- a CDS encoding alpha/beta fold hydrolase, with amino-acid sequence MWISCSLICLCLLLTAGCTGTADTGTSATPTATLLPSTLPVSFNDTPIQYADVNGVSLAYREFGAGEPLLLITGFSEVMEDWNETFVGILAGQYHVYIYDHRAMGHSGDTDAPYTLPQLSDDAAGLMDALGYESMHVYGVSMGSSVSQQLVIDHPETVRKLVLSSSTYSARLNETKKLYDTLVACAGNASQPLGLQKEASANLAWNGSYDGLSGITKDVMLIVGTADEVTPDAVSVRMAGQIPGSWLVRFKGIPHVGSSYAPEEYGTTVLTFLGMNETPA; translated from the coding sequence ATGTGGATATCGTGTAGTCTGATCTGCCTCTGCCTGCTCCTGACGGCAGGGTGTACGGGGACGGCCGACACCGGAACATCGGCGACGCCGACGGCCACCCTCTTGCCGTCCACCCTCCCGGTCTCCTTCAACGACACCCCCATCCAGTACGCGGACGTGAACGGCGTCAGTCTGGCCTACCGGGAGTTCGGCGCGGGCGAACCCCTGCTGCTGATCACCGGGTTCAGCGAGGTGATGGAGGACTGGAACGAGACATTTGTCGGCATCCTTGCCGGGCAGTACCACGTCTACATCTACGACCACCGTGCGATGGGGCACAGCGGCGACACCGACGCCCCCTACACGCTCCCGCAACTCTCCGACGATGCGGCCGGACTGATGGACGCGCTCGGCTATGAGAGCATGCACGTGTACGGCGTCTCGATGGGATCGTCGGTCTCGCAGCAACTCGTCATCGACCACCCGGAGACGGTCAGAAAACTCGTCCTCTCCTCGTCCACCTACAGCGCACGACTGAACGAGACGAAGAAGTTATACGACACGCTCGTGGCGTGCGCCGGGAACGCCTCCCAGCCTCTGGGCCTGCAAAAGGAGGCGAGCGCGAACCTCGCCTGGAACGGTTCCTACGACGGCCTCTCCGGGATCACGAAAGACGTGATGCTCATCGTCGGGACCGCCGACGAGGTCACGCCTGATGCGGTCTCCGTCCGGATGGCCGGGCAGATCCCGGGGTCGTGGCTGGTGCGGTTCAAGGGGATCCCGCATGTCGGGTCGTCCTATGCGCCCGAGGAGTACGGCACGACGGTTCTGACCTTCCTCGGCATGAACGAGACCCCTGCCTGA
- a CDS encoding ABC transporter ATP-binding protein → MKFMRNYVQKRFALSEQGAKDFVKGSLYSAIADISLMVPLGLLVLVLYALLQPVIDVQTGRPPDIVLYTALGLLILGFMYVCHWYQYTSVFVSTYSESATRRISLAEKLRHLPLSYFGKRDLSDLTNTIMGDCADLEHAFSHAIPQLVGASVSTVLVGIGLLIFDWRMGVALLWVVPVALVIIVGSKKLQEKGLKKHYLAKRVCADGIQECLETVRDIKSCNQEEIYLAGLDKKLDEAESAQIASEVMSGICVKSAEMVLKLGLATVVLVGSGMLIAGQTDLLVYLIFLIAASRIYDPLTGILSYVAEIFLVDVRINRMNEILNHQVQEGAENYSTNGYDIVFDHVGFSYNEGENVLKDVSFTAKQGEVTALVGPSGGGKSTAAKLAARFWDVDHGTITLGGTDISTVDPEALLRNYAIVFQDVVLFHDTVMENIRLGRRDAADEEVMEAAKSAMCDEFVSRLPQGYQTVIGENGSTLSGGERQRISIARALLKDAPIVLLDEATASLDVENETRIQTALSQLIKDKTVLVIAHRMRTVANADKIVVLDEGHVAQEGSSDELMQQGGLYKHMVGLQRQSLEWAI, encoded by the coding sequence ATGAAATTCATGCGTAATTATGTGCAGAAGCGGTTCGCTCTCAGCGAACAGGGTGCGAAGGACTTCGTCAAAGGGAGCCTGTACTCCGCCATCGCCGACATCAGTCTGATGGTGCCCCTGGGCCTCCTGGTCCTGGTGCTGTATGCGTTGCTGCAACCGGTCATCGACGTGCAGACGGGTCGGCCGCCTGACATCGTCCTGTACACGGCACTGGGCCTGCTCATTCTGGGCTTCATGTACGTCTGCCACTGGTACCAGTATACCAGCGTGTTTGTTTCCACCTATAGCGAGAGTGCGACGCGCCGGATCTCTCTGGCAGAAAAACTGCGGCATCTTCCCTTATCGTACTTCGGGAAGAGGGACCTCTCAGACCTGACGAATACTATCATGGGCGACTGTGCCGACCTGGAGCATGCATTCTCTCATGCGATCCCCCAACTGGTCGGTGCGAGTGTCTCGACGGTCCTGGTCGGTATCGGACTGCTGATATTTGACTGGCGCATGGGAGTGGCCCTGCTGTGGGTGGTGCCCGTCGCCCTGGTCATCATTGTCGGATCGAAGAAATTGCAGGAGAAGGGACTCAAGAAGCACTACCTCGCGAAGCGCGTCTGTGCTGACGGGATCCAGGAGTGCCTGGAGACGGTGCGGGATATCAAGTCCTGCAATCAGGAAGAGATATATCTGGCCGGACTGGACAAAAAACTGGACGAGGCCGAGAGCGCCCAGATCGCTTCTGAAGTGATGAGCGGGATCTGCGTAAAAAGTGCGGAAATGGTCCTGAAACTGGGGCTCGCAACGGTGGTCCTGGTCGGGAGCGGCATGCTGATCGCCGGCCAGACCGACCTGCTGGTCTACCTGATCTTTTTGATCGCGGCGTCCAGGATCTATGATCCCCTCACCGGGATCCTCTCCTATGTTGCGGAGATATTCCTTGTCGATGTGCGTATCAACCGGATGAACGAGATCCTGAATCATCAGGTGCAGGAAGGCGCCGAGAATTATTCGACGAACGGTTACGATATCGTCTTCGATCACGTGGGCTTCTCCTACAACGAAGGCGAGAACGTACTGAAAGACGTATCTTTCACCGCAAAACAGGGCGAGGTGACGGCTCTCGTCGGGCCTTCGGGCGGCGGGAAGAGCACGGCTGCAAAACTGGCTGCCCGTTTCTGGGACGTCGATCACGGAACGATCACGCTCGGCGGAACTGATATTTCCACGGTCGACCCGGAGGCGCTGCTGAGGAACTATGCGATCGTCTTCCAGGACGTCGTGCTGTTTCACGATACGGTGATGGAAAATATCAGGCTTGGAAGGAGAGATGCGGCGGATGAAGAAGTGATGGAGGCTGCAAAGTCCGCAATGTGCGACGAGTTCGTCTCCAGGTTGCCGCAGGGGTATCAGACCGTCATCGGGGAGAACGGTTCGACACTGTCGGGAGGGGAAAGGCAGAGGATTTCCATCGCACGGGCACTGTTGAAGGACGCACCCATCGTGCTGCTGGACGAGGCCACGGCGTCTCTCGATGTCGAGAACGAGACCAGGATCCAGACTGCTCTCTCACAGTTGATCAAAGACAAAACGGTGCTTGTCATTGCCCACCGGATGCGTACGGTCGCGAATGCCGACAAAATCGTGGTGCTTGACGAAGGGCATGTCGCACAGGAGGGTAGTTCTGACGAGTTGATGCAGCAGGGTGGCCTGTACAAGCATATGGTCGGACTGCAGCGCCAGAGTCTGGAATGGGCGATCTGA
- a CDS encoding ABC transporter ATP-binding protein: MKESDKKGISWLLNIAGSYRPLIAVACILSAISAILSLAPFVCIWFVIRDVFQAWPDLSAAAGVTWYGWLAVGFAVLGVGLYFVALICSHLAAFRVEKNMRKVAMHTIVTLPLGFFDQNTSGRMRKIIDDNAGTTHTFLAHLLPDLAGAVVMPVAVLALLFVFDWRLGLVCLIPLVLSVYYLNQMMGGDRGSIRKYMDALEEMNTGAVEYVRGIPVVKVFQQTVYSFKNLHQSIQNYKKWVLDYAIRCRSPMTKYTIALNGTFVVLVPAGLLLIAHAPDYQNFLLNFIFYILFTPVCALMMNRVMSLAEGYMVAMEAVNRIGGLLDHEPLPEPTHPERPKDHSIAFRDVSFTYPGSEKKAVGNVSFAIPEGKTYALVGPSGGGKTTIASLIPRFWDVLEGSVEVGGVDVRRMASKDLMDQIAFVFQNTRLFKTSILENIRFGRPDADCKEVLRAAEMAQCIDILEKFPGGLDTVIGTDGVYLSGGEQQRIALARTILKDAPIIVLDEATAFADPENEYQIQRAFEKLTANKTVLMIAHRLSSVRNADRILVVQSGEVKEQGTHDDLLAQNGLYAQMWREYQRSVEWRV, translated from the coding sequence GTGAAAGAAAGTGATAAAAAAGGGATATCATGGCTCCTGAATATTGCAGGCAGTTACCGCCCCCTGATCGCGGTCGCGTGCATCCTGTCCGCGATCAGTGCCATCCTCTCCCTGGCACCGTTCGTCTGTATCTGGTTCGTGATCAGGGACGTCTTTCAGGCATGGCCTGACCTCTCCGCCGCTGCAGGCGTCACCTGGTACGGCTGGCTGGCGGTCGGTTTTGCAGTGCTCGGTGTCGGCCTCTACTTCGTTGCGTTGATATGCTCACACCTGGCGGCGTTCCGCGTCGAGAAGAACATGAGAAAGGTGGCCATGCACACGATCGTCACCCTGCCTCTCGGATTCTTCGACCAGAACACCAGCGGGCGCATGAGAAAGATCATCGACGACAATGCAGGGACCACGCACACCTTTTTAGCGCATCTGTTGCCCGACCTGGCCGGCGCCGTGGTGATGCCCGTCGCCGTACTGGCCCTGCTCTTCGTCTTCGACTGGAGACTGGGGCTGGTGTGTCTCATCCCCCTGGTCCTGAGCGTGTATTACCTGAACCAGATGATGGGAGGAGACAGAGGTTCGATCCGGAAATACATGGACGCACTGGAAGAGATGAACACCGGGGCCGTCGAATATGTGCGCGGCATCCCGGTGGTGAAAGTCTTCCAGCAGACGGTGTACTCATTCAAAAATCTTCATCAGTCCATTCAGAATTATAAAAAGTGGGTGCTGGACTATGCCATTCGCTGCCGGTCGCCGATGACGAAGTACACGATCGCCCTCAACGGGACGTTCGTCGTACTGGTCCCGGCAGGGTTGCTGCTCATCGCACACGCACCAGACTATCAGAACTTCCTCCTGAACTTCATATTCTACATTCTCTTCACCCCGGTCTGTGCACTGATGATGAACAGGGTCATGAGCCTGGCAGAAGGGTATATGGTGGCGATGGAAGCCGTAAACCGTATCGGCGGACTGCTGGACCACGAACCTCTCCCGGAACCCACACACCCGGAGCGGCCGAAAGACCATTCCATTGCTTTCAGAGATGTCTCGTTTACCTATCCTGGAAGCGAGAAAAAAGCGGTCGGAAATGTGAGTTTTGCAATACCCGAAGGAAAGACCTATGCGCTGGTCGGGCCGTCGGGCGGAGGAAAAACAACCATCGCAAGTTTGATCCCCCGTTTCTGGGACGTTCTGGAGGGGTCTGTCGAGGTGGGCGGCGTGGATGTACGTCGCATGGCGTCGAAAGACCTTATGGACCAGATCGCGTTCGTTTTCCAGAACACCCGCCTGTTCAAAACGAGCATCCTGGAAAATATTCGCTTCGGCAGACCTGACGCCGACTGCAAGGAGGTGCTGCGAGCGGCTGAGATGGCCCAGTGTATCGACATCCTGGAGAAATTTCCCGGGGGCCTGGACACAGTCATCGGAACTGACGGAGTCTATCTCTCTGGCGGCGAACAGCAACGCATCGCCCTGGCCCGCACCATCCTCAAAGACGCTCCCATCATCGTCCTGGACGAGGCGACCGCTTTTGCTGACCCTGAGAACGAGTACCAGATCCAGCGTGCGTTTGAGAAACTGACCGCAAACAAGACCGTGCTGATGATCGCCCACAGGCTCTCGTCTGTGCGCAATGCTGACCGTATCCTGGTCGTACAGAGCGGCGAGGTGAAAGAGCAGGGGACCCACGACGATCTTCTTGCGCAGAACGGTTTGTATGCACAGATGTGGCGGGAATATCAACGCTCTGTAGAATGGAGGGTTTGA
- the hypF gene encoding carbamoyltransferase HypF, translated as MQNRGKIIIRGIVQGVGFRPFVYACAGKFGISGWVKNLGSRVEVAASGARFSEFVDAVSKGTSLSVIDSVEVLPLDDEVAPGFSILSSGTGTLDGMIPPDVAICDACVQDIETPGGRYEGYWATSCVNCGPRYSIIRTLPYDRERTAMDEFPMCDACGSEYTDPGCRRHHAQTIACEACGPSLLLLGPGGLEVACDDPVAEAAALLDAGKVLAIRGVGGFHLACVEEAAGTLKARLGRTEQPLAVMVRDGAAAARYVALSPEDEEALHSRVRPIVVAKKRDVHAHAGISSLHTIGVMLPYTGLHHLLFARLSHDLLIMTSANMPGTPMITGTEDAVRGLKGQADAFLAHTREIVNRCDDSVVRDGYIIRLSRGIAPKRKAVDLGPRCILGVGPELNATTTIYRNGFAVTSPHVGNVRNPTTLAYLQETVEKIGRLLGAEVEVVAHDLHPGFLSTRYAHDLADERGADLVAVQHHRAHIAAVTAEECVGIAIDGVGYGDDGTVWGGEVFAGAVPDLRRVAHIEAVPMPGGDLATKFPERMLYGILPDEATRTLLAARGWGEVELGVLGRQVERRFNTPMTSSTGRVLDAASALLGICRERTYDGEPAMKLESAAAEGTPADWDLSFGSDGSCEVLKTTDLLRTAARAQAAGGRAADIAASVQHNLARGVAALAVHAAEERGIRTVALSGGVAYNAAIRETIRSCVETAGLAFVTSREYPLGDGCISYGQCVWAGAVTREK; from the coding sequence ATGCAGAACAGGGGAAAGATCATCATCCGCGGAATTGTCCAGGGGGTTGGATTTCGTCCCTTTGTCTATGCCTGCGCCGGGAAATTCGGCATTTCAGGATGGGTGAAAAACCTCGGGAGCCGTGTCGAGGTCGCCGCTTCCGGCGCGCGCTTTTCTGAGTTCGTGGACGCCGTCTCGAAGGGCACATCCCTCTCCGTCATCGACTCGGTGGAGGTGCTCCCCCTCGACGACGAGGTGGCCCCGGGTTTTTCCATTCTGTCGAGCGGCACCGGAACCCTCGACGGGATGATCCCGCCGGACGTGGCGATATGCGACGCCTGTGTCCAGGACATCGAGACGCCCGGCGGCCGGTACGAGGGCTACTGGGCGACGTCGTGCGTGAACTGCGGGCCGCGGTACAGCATCATCAGGACGCTCCCGTATGACCGGGAGAGGACGGCGATGGATGAGTTCCCGATGTGTGACGCGTGCGGGTCCGAATACACCGATCCGGGGTGCCGGCGGCACCATGCCCAGACGATCGCCTGCGAGGCCTGCGGCCCGTCCCTCCTCCTCCTCGGCCCCGGCGGTCTGGAGGTCGCCTGCGACGACCCGGTGGCGGAGGCGGCGGCACTCCTGGACGCCGGGAAGGTCCTCGCGATCCGGGGCGTCGGCGGTTTCCACCTCGCCTGTGTCGAGGAGGCGGCGGGCACTCTCAAGGCCCGTCTCGGGCGGACCGAACAGCCCCTCGCGGTGATGGTGCGGGACGGCGCCGCAGCCGCGCGGTACGTCGCCCTCTCCCCCGAGGACGAGGAGGCCCTGCACAGCCGCGTCAGGCCGATCGTCGTCGCGAAAAAGCGGGACGTCCATGCCCATGCCGGGATCTCGTCCCTCCATACCATCGGCGTGATGCTGCCGTACACCGGCCTCCACCACCTTCTCTTCGCCCGCCTCTCCCATGACCTGCTGATCATGACGAGCGCAAACATGCCGGGCACTCCGATGATCACCGGCACGGAGGACGCGGTCAGGGGGCTCAAGGGGCAGGCCGACGCCTTCCTGGCCCACACCCGCGAGATCGTGAACCGCTGTGACGACTCGGTCGTGCGGGACGGGTATATCATCAGGCTCTCCCGCGGCATCGCCCCGAAGAGGAAGGCGGTCGACCTGGGGCCGCGGTGCATCCTCGGTGTCGGCCCGGAACTGAACGCCACGACGACGATATACAGGAACGGTTTTGCCGTGACCTCGCCCCATGTCGGGAACGTGAGGAACCCGACGACTCTCGCCTACCTGCAGGAGACGGTGGAGAAGATCGGGCGCCTCCTCGGCGCGGAGGTCGAGGTGGTCGCCCACGACCTCCACCCCGGTTTCCTCTCGACGCGCTATGCCCACGACCTCGCCGACGAGAGGGGGGCCGACCTCGTCGCGGTCCAGCACCACCGCGCCCATATCGCCGCGGTGACGGCGGAGGAGTGCGTCGGCATCGCGATAGACGGCGTCGGTTACGGCGACGACGGCACGGTCTGGGGCGGCGAGGTCTTTGCCGGCGCGGTGCCCGACCTCCGGAGGGTCGCGCACATCGAGGCCGTGCCGATGCCGGGCGGTGACCTGGCGACAAAGTTCCCCGAACGGATGCTCTACGGCATCCTCCCCGACGAGGCGACCCGCACCCTCCTCGCCGCCCGCGGCTGGGGCGAGGTCGAACTCGGCGTCCTCGGGCGGCAGGTTGAGAGGCGGTTCAACACCCCCATGACGAGCAGCACAGGCCGGGTTCTCGACGCGGCCTCGGCCCTCCTCGGCATCTGCCGGGAGAGGACCTATGACGGCGAGCCCGCGATGAAACTGGAGTCGGCGGCGGCGGAGGGGACGCCCGCAGACTGGGACCTCTCCTTCGGCAGCGACGGGTCCTGCGAGGTCCTGAAGACGACCGACCTCCTGCGGACCGCTGCGAGGGCGCAGGCCGCGGGCGGGCGGGCCGCGGACATCGCCGCCTCGGTGCAGCACAACCTCGCCCGCGGCGTCGCCGCCCTCGCGGTCCATGCGGCCGAAGAGCGGGGGATCAGGACGGTCGCCCTCTCCGGCGGTGTCGCCTACAACGCGGCGATCAGGGAAACGATCCGCTCGTGCGTCGAGACGGCAGGCCTCGCCTTCGTCACCAGCCGCGAGTACCCCCTCGGCGACGGCTGCATCAGTTACGGGCAGTGCGTCTGGGCCGGGGCGGTGACGCGGGAGAAGTAA
- a CDS encoding ArsR family transcriptional regulator, producing the protein MVPLLLTFNNPKFKQMYELLNKNWMTEDELCERCGEQACVASCLSILRKGNLIEEQWRMPKPGQKPCKEYKTTYGTFRANFQCTMTDLADLIYIALSTDDNLRTLVSNIDDELKTGNSSISDIGRKFGVSSLFVKALSKRIPHLDVKGQGLVYADNNGR; encoded by the coding sequence ATGGTTCCGTTGCTGCTCACATTCAATAATCCAAAGTTCAAACAGATGTATGAACTGCTCAACAAGAACTGGATGACCGAGGACGAGCTCTGTGAGCGGTGCGGAGAACAAGCCTGCGTCGCCTCCTGCCTCTCGATACTCAGGAAGGGGAACCTCATCGAGGAGCAGTGGCGGATGCCCAAGCCCGGCCAGAAGCCGTGCAAGGAATACAAGACGACATACGGCACCTTCAGGGCAAATTTCCAGTGCACGATGACCGACCTTGCAGACCTGATCTACATCGCCCTGTCCACGGACGATAACCTGCGGACGCTCGTGTCCAATATCGACGACGAACTGAAGACCGGAAACTCGTCCATCTCCGATATCGGCCGGAAGTTCGGGGTGTCGTCTCTCTTTGTCAAGGCACTCTCCAAGAGGATTCCGCACCTTGACGTCAAGGGGCAGGGGCTTGTCTATGCCGACAACAACGGCCGGTGA
- a CDS encoding DUF7839 domain-containing protein — protein sequence MPTTTAGDGPLATLLRSKRETTRFQILVEVAEHQPAIRQQEIAEKMGVTPQAVSEYIRELADDGFISAYGRGRYEVTKEGIEWVLNNAEVLENYARHVTRDVIQKVRVWPAIAAGPLKEGDVVGVYMKDGWLYAAKEERNAMGEVIADAVAGQDVGIAQLTGLIDHTEGTVRVLKVPRIERGGSRKVDLAGMQKVLAGVQMVGVVGLEAAIALRAAGREPDITFGSREGAVEAAFHGVECAVLIVDEEFTDFLKRLESAGLNYTIHDLIIP from the coding sequence ATGCCGACAACAACGGCCGGTGATGGCCCTCTCGCCACCCTCCTGCGGAGTAAACGCGAGACCACCCGGTTCCAGATCCTTGTCGAGGTCGCCGAGCACCAGCCCGCGATCCGCCAGCAGGAGATCGCCGAGAAGATGGGGGTGACGCCGCAGGCGGTCTCCGAGTACATCCGGGAACTTGCCGACGACGGTTTTATATCTGCCTATGGCCGTGGCAGGTACGAGGTGACGAAAGAAGGGATCGAGTGGGTGCTGAACAATGCCGAGGTGCTGGAGAACTATGCCCGGCATGTCACCCGCGACGTGATCCAGAAGGTGCGGGTCTGGCCCGCGATCGCCGCCGGGCCCCTGAAGGAAGGCGACGTTGTCGGCGTCTATATGAAGGACGGCTGGCTGTACGCCGCGAAGGAGGAACGGAACGCGATGGGCGAGGTGATCGCCGACGCCGTCGCCGGGCAGGACGTCGGGATCGCGCAACTCACCGGGCTGATCGACCATACCGAGGGGACGGTCCGCGTCCTCAAGGTGCCGCGGATCGAGAGGGGGGGCTCGCGGAAGGTCGACCTTGCCGGGATGCAGAAGGTCCTTGCCGGGGTGCAGATGGTCGGGGTCGTCGGGCTTGAAGCGGCTATCGCCCTGCGGGCGGCAGGCCGGGAGCCCGACATCACCTTCGGCTCGCGGGAAGGTGCGGTCGAGGCCGCCTTCCATGGTGTCGAGTGTGCGGTCCTCATCGTCGACGAGGAGTTCACCGATTTTCTCAAGCGCCTTGAGAGTGCAGGGCTGAACTACACCATCCACGACCTTATCATTCCATGA
- a CDS encoding DEAD/DEAH box helicase: MIVIIAPQRGSYKLILFDGRSVRETGVFELAHSTRGYRPTNLKLRASGRRNYQNVPTKKLIDLIRGSDVRITKPEPGLLAFLGDFQVPPAEVKLCRICLLEDKVTPLSKKNGVRFGREHICMECAERELRREMGYVGRFGTRSFSHIRSLLDSYRDVDRVLSLLQPEQRDPSQTLFDRMEAVEPIDTQHITQLPVPPAFAKASGVEYLTPVQQLAVNAGLLERQDLLVVSATASGKTFVGEMAGLKNLLEGKGRLLFLVPLVALANQKYLRFRERYKGLASVSLQTGRSRLNLPETRPVGERNTRAEIIVGTYEGVDTVFRNGKTLADIGTVVIDEVQNLEEPERGHRLDGLIARIKYASPKAQFLYLSATIGAPSVLARKLGAKLVRYDSRPVPLERHLIFCEKKKKIQFIKAMVKEEFGRRSSKGYHGQTIVFTNARSRCHTLADALGQNVARPYHSGLTSQERRQVEDLFASQKIACVVTTAALAAGVDFPASQVIFDALAMGIKWLSVQEFNQMLGRAGRPDFHDQGRIVILAEPGATYSKTSKVTEEEMAILLLKGEMEEVAPVYDLEGSSEEFAANAVACHGDEAQIQWMERLMVGSLEPVLQTLTETKLVKRKKGEIELTDLARVMARHFIGVEKLMRVRDLVREMEDPLMIAAEIDGTKAGEERS, from the coding sequence ATGATTGTCATCATCGCCCCGCAACGGGGCTCATATAAACTCATTCTTTTTGACGGGCGGTCTGTCAGGGAGACCGGGGTCTTCGAACTCGCCCATTCTACCCGCGGGTATCGGCCGACAAACCTGAAGCTCCGCGCATCAGGGCGGAGAAATTACCAGAATGTCCCGACAAAGAAACTGATCGACCTGATCCGGGGGTCCGACGTCAGGATCACGAAACCCGAGCCCGGACTCCTGGCATTTCTCGGGGACTTCCAGGTCCCGCCGGCGGAGGTGAAACTCTGCCGCATCTGCCTCCTCGAAGACAAGGTGACTCCGCTGTCAAAGAAGAACGGCGTGCGCTTCGGCAGGGAGCATATCTGCATGGAGTGCGCCGAGAGGGAACTGCGGCGGGAGATGGGCTATGTGGGTCGTTTCGGCACGCGCTCGTTCTCGCATATCAGGAGCCTCCTCGACTCGTACCGCGACGTGGACCGTGTGCTCTCCCTCCTCCAGCCCGAGCAGCGTGACCCCTCCCAGACGCTCTTCGACCGCATGGAGGCGGTGGAACCGATCGATACGCAGCACATCACCCAGCTGCCTGTGCCCCCCGCCTTTGCAAAGGCCTCGGGCGTCGAGTATCTCACGCCTGTCCAGCAACTCGCCGTCAATGCTGGCCTCCTGGAACGCCAGGACCTTCTGGTCGTCTCGGCGACGGCAAGCGGCAAGACCTTTGTCGGCGAGATGGCCGGGCTCAAGAATCTGCTCGAAGGGAAGGGCCGTCTCCTCTTCCTTGTCCCGCTCGTCGCCCTTGCAAATCAGAAATATCTCCGCTTCAGGGAACGCTACAAGGGCCTCGCCTCCGTCTCCCTCCAGACCGGGAGGAGCCGTCTCAACCTCCCGGAGACGCGGCCTGTCGGCGAGAGGAACACCCGCGCCGAGATCATCGTGGGCACGTACGAAGGGGTCGACACGGTCTTCCGGAACGGGAAGACCCTCGCGGACATCGGCACCGTGGTGATCGACGAGGTCCAGAACCTCGAAGAACCCGAGAGGGGCCATCGTCTTGACGGCCTCATCGCCCGGATCAAATACGCCTCGCCGAAGGCCCAGTTCCTGTATCTCTCGGCGACCATCGGGGCCCCGAGCGTCCTTGCACGAAAACTCGGCGCGAAACTCGTGCGCTACGACAGCAGGCCCGTCCCTCTCGAACGCCACCTGATCTTCTGCGAGAAAAAGAAGAAGATCCAGTTCATCAAGGCGATGGTGAAGGAGGAGTTCGGGCGGCGGTCCTCGAAGGGGTATCACGGGCAGACGATCGTCTTCACGAATGCCCGGTCGCGGTGCCACACCCTTGCAGACGCCCTGGGCCAGAATGTGGCCCGGCCGTACCACTCGGGCCTCACCTCGCAGGAGCGCCGCCAGGTCGAGGACCTCTTCGCCTCGCAGAAGATCGCCTGTGTCGTCACGACCGCGGCTCTCGCCGCGGGTGTGGACTTCCCGGCATCCCAGGTGATCTTCGACGCTCTGGCGATGGGGATCAAGTGGCTCAGCGTGCAGGAGTTCAACCAGATGCTCGGCCGGGCCGGTCGTCCCGACTTCCATGACCAGGGCAGGATCGTCATCCTCGCCGAACCCGGCGCGACCTACTCGAAGACCTCGAAGGTGACCGAGGAGGAGATGGCGATCCTTCTCCTGAAGGGCGAGATGGAGGAGGTCGCCCCGGTCTATGACCTCGAAGGGAGTTCCGAGGAATTTGCCGCGAACGCCGTCGCCTGTCACGGCGACGAGGCGCAGATACAGTGGATGGAGCGGCTGATGGTCGGCAGTCTCGAACCAGTCCTCCAGACCCTGACCGAGACAAAACTGGTGAAGCGGAAGAAGGGGGAGATCGAACTCACTGATCTGGCCAGGGTGATGGCCCGCCACTTCATCGGTGTCGAGAAATTGATGCGCGTGCGCGACCTTGTCCGCGAGATGGAGGACCCCCTGATGATCGCCGCCGAGATCGACGGCACAAAAGCGGGGGAGGAGAGGTCGTAG
- a CDS encoding polymer-forming cytoskeletal protein — protein sequence MEDGIQDWIYQCSFPDGTELQEHTLKTGNTIIIGDRCTIDYGLKGKDIVVCEFCTLNGSIVADGDVRIDNWCEINGDVIAAADAYLGEGVKVHGKLIVQGDLDVGDNVHIEKGFEAKGWISIRNPMPVIAYLILYVMTLLKMDNPDGIDDALKEIFGEDEDEDDENPLLIPPSSTIDMKVFSVPTMMTIGDGCRLHGNIRAASVAVGRDTTIFGSLRASGLIRVGDGTQVHGNVEGGDEVAVAPGVHILGNVSGRTLALNEKARIDGTIRAPDGVRFEREVQEEA from the coding sequence ATGGAAGACGGGATTCAGGACTGGATATACCAGTGTTCATTCCCTGACGGCACCGAACTGCAGGAACATACCCTGAAGACCGGGAATACCATTATCATCGGGGACCGCTGCACGATCGACTACGGGCTGAAAGGAAAAGACATCGTCGTCTGCGAATTTTGCACTCTCAACGGAAGCATTGTTGCGGACGGTGACGTCAGGATCGACAACTGGTGCGAGATCAACGGCGACGTGATCGCCGCTGCAGATGCCTATCTCGGGGAAGGGGTAAAGGTCCACGGCAAACTCATCGTGCAGGGCGACCTCGATGTCGGCGACAATGTCCATATCGAGAAGGGTTTCGAGGCAAAAGGGTGGATCTCGATCAGGAACCCGATGCCGGTGATCGCCTACCTCATCCTCTATGTAATGACCCTCCTGAAGATGGACAACCCCGACGGGATCGACGACGCCCTGAAGGAGATCTTCGGCGAGGACGAAGACGAAGACGACGAGAACCCCCTGCTCATCCCGCCGTCCTCGACGATCGACATGAAGGTCTTCTCCGTCCCGACCATGATGACGATCGGGGACGGCTGCCGTCTCCACGGCAATATCAGGGCCGCTTCGGTTGCGGTCGGCCGGGACACCACCATCTTCGGGAGCCTGCGGGCGAGCGGGCTTATCAGGGTCGGGGACGGTACGCAGGTCCACGGCAATGTCGAGGGCGGCGACGAGGTCGCCGTGGCGCCGGGAGTGCACATCCTCGGCAATGTGAGCGGCAGAACCCTCGCCCTCAACGAAAAAGCCCGCATCGACGGGACGATCCGGGCGCCCGATGGTGTCAGGTTCGAAAGAGAAGTGCAGGAGGAAGCATGA